TGAGCAGATTCCCGTTAGAAAGTGCTTTGTAGAGTGATGATGTCCACAagatatgtaaaaaaaaaaaaaacaggactgaCCGAACAACTGCATCAAACCACTCAGCTTCTTTCactccagtaaaaaaaaaagataatttaacaattacaggacacactgtCACAATGCAGCAGCCTCTGGCAGTGtagcagcagagtgtgtgtgtggggtctTAATGTGGGAGGGCAGTCAGGCTCAGGACAGTTTCCATGGACAAACAAATTTACTAAAattgtcctgctgcattttCTCAACAGATCACTTTGTTCTTTTCCAAAACACTATTAACAAACCACAAGATATGAACCACGTTTGGCCTAATTTTGTCACTGGCACCATAACAAGGCTCTTTAGTCGGACGTAACCTGCATGAACAGTAGCACTGCTAACAGTTTAGTCAGTCTTAATCTTTGTGAAACAGACTATCTTGCATTAGAGTAATTATTGACACACATCAGGCTAAACTATTATTGTGAAACTGGCTccttgaaaacaacaaaaacactaagAGGCAAATCTACTAAGATGTTAAATAATATGGGAGGGAATTAACTGGCACAGATGAGGAAACTAACCATCTACGTTGTAGACCTTTAACCCAGCCAGGTGTTTGGCAGCCCTCTGCTTCGAGGCAGAAAGAAGTGCTGGGTTATGGAGTGGAAAATCTCTGTAGTAATATTCCAAAATGGACAGAGCAGCCCTCTGAATGCTGTGtaagacgagagagagagagagatacaagATAAAAACTCAAAGACTGCAAGAATACAATTTACATTACAGCTGACTAACATGTTAAAAAATGCTCTTTAATCCATTGAACATGAGTTTTTGAACAAACACAAGAGTTTCCCTGTTGGTTCTGCTGTTCTCTGCCTGGTCAAGTTATTCACATGTTACTTTAAGTAGAAGTACTCCACCAATTTATTTTGCACTGCTTTAACACATATTTAACATCTATACAGTCGAACCAgagatgctgtttttttcaatcttaacttcctgtttatttatttatttattttccccccccataaaacaaaaacacctctAAATCACACCCAGAAGAAGACTGAACATTTGAACTCCATTAGGTTTTTAGCTGCATTGCTCAGACCTTATCTAATTACCAACTGATGTCTCCTTGTCCTTAGTCACAAGCATGTCCAGACCAGATACAAAGCAAGACTACAACTTTCTCATCCATCCCCCCAGACTCTTAGAATAGCCCATCCTGGGCCAACTAGATGAGGAGACTGATATGTAACTCAATTACTGTCTGTGGCGGTCTTCACTGTGGACAGGGGCCTCCAATTACATAGTAGAATGTAATTaatctgtgcagctgtgtgtatcTCAATGTGCACTGCACAGAAAGGTAATATTCACATGTAAAATGGTAAATGCTAATTTTAATTATCATCAGTTTTCAAGTGTTTGCTTAGGAACTGCATACAGGTTATGTATCTGGACAAAGTCAGTATAGTCCATGGACATGCATACCTGAGCTGTCCTATGTTGTAGTGACGTGTTTCTCCATCTGTGGAGCGAATAACACACATGCTGTAGCAGGGCTGAATTTGTCGGAGCTCCAGCAGCACTACAGCCAGGTAATGGACAAATAGCTGAGAGTCCACGAGGGACACAGCAAACTGGACGATACCATGGTAGTCCTCATCCTGCTCAGACCATATCACAATTATAATcaaaacatgatgatgacagatgaaaaaagttatttattttatttaactcagGAAAGACCCACCTGAGCATCTAGGATCCGGACCCCATAGAAGAGCCAATAAGACATGGTGAGCAGGAGTGTAAGTGTGATGAGGAAGGCAcggtacacacacactctgggcAGGCTGGCTCGGCCCGGTCGGAGAAACAAGGCCCAAATTGCCACCAGGAGAATGAGGAGTTtgaaggagatggagaggaagagacCTTCACAGGCGGCACCGCAAGTCTCCAACCTGTCTGGCCACATCACTGCTGGAAGAAGCAAAAAGACCAGTGGTGTGGCCAGGACCAGCAGCCCCACACACAAGCCCACAGCCAGGGGAAGATAGCGGCGAAAGCCGACGGTCCGGTCCTGTATTCCCTTCCCCAGACCAACCACCTCCTCCTGGGAAACACTCAGCTCTGAGGTGCCTGTCACTGCAGTGGTGGTTTCTCCCCAGTTATCATCCTGAGAGGGGAAATGGAAAGGTGCATTAGCCTGGCATCActactcttttctttttttttttttttactttattttctatatttaattgTCTGAATTAACCTTGATACCTTCAGATCTTACTTAGGTATAAAAGGAACCTTTAAGCTTGATAGAAATAGGGATTTGATTTATATGGGAAAAATAGCAATGGCGAAATATTCATCTGAATCACTCAGACAACAGTGCTTAAATGTTCTTGTTCTTTGCAGATGAAATCACCACAGATTTAATGCATAATGCACAAATCAAATTTTTCAAGCTACTTagagatgttttatttactcaGAGTTTTGCCTCATTATAACAAGCCTTCAAAGTCTTGAAGTAATACAGGATGACAGGACGGGACGTGCACTTTGGGAAGATGCACAGGCAAAGGTACCCtccccgcacacacacacacacacatagacacaatgaataacaacaaaaaaagccaTCATTGCAAATTAGagtcacatttttttcttcctcgCCAGCAGggtcattttaaacataaatcttccaaacaaaaaagacacaggGAGAATAAATTAATGCTAAATCTGTTACTTTTTGTGTGCTTGTCATTAATTCATGCAATTAGCTATTCATTGTCCCCTAGAGTGTCGCTGCATTGTATATCATTCCAATTTCAACCAATCGCAGGAGCAGCATCTGCAGAGGACGAGAGGCGATAGAAAAATGACAGGCTGAACAAATAAGCCTTAATGGCTtcacacacgtgtgcacacagGCTGTGAGTAAATAAGACGGGGAAAAGACACATTAACTGTCACCTAACTGGGAGATGTTTATCCCACTGTCAACTGTGTCATTCCAGGTTGTTTGGAAGTTTGCAGAAACAAATTAAGTGAAGCGTGGTGCTATTTGGGAAATGTGAAATATGGAACCAAAACTCGCAATAAGGAAACTCCAACCTAAATATGAAGTCTGACCTCCATTTTTGTTCACAGCTAATTAACTCAGCTGCGCTGGAGGAGCAGATGCCGAGAGGAGTCGGAAGATGAATGAGCATGAGAAGGGTGGTAGGAGGGAAAGTGGGAGAGGAGATGGCGACAGTTAAGGTGTAAAATAGCGGAGGAACAGCAGGGTAGGGGAGCTGGGAGGTGGGTGTGTGAGGTAtctgtttaagtgtgtgtgaagcCAGAAGCAGACTCTAAGCTGATGTTTTTGTCACTCCAAATCTCAGTAAATCTGCAAATGTTTGCCTTGTCTCTCCTCAGGATAAAGTCAAGCTCAATGGCAAAATAGGTTTTTCATATGatctttttccttcattttgtcattttaaacatcaacaaagCCAATCACCTAACACAGGTGTGATTTATGAGCCACGATGATACTGGTATTTcatgtttattgtattttttgactacaaaatcaaaacaagagACATTGGAGCCAACAGGGAACAGCTTGACAACTCTAAGGCTTACTGGTGGTTGCAGCTTCATATTGACCAGACAGATACAGAGATTTAGACTAGACTGAGCCGACACTCCTCGCCAGATGTTTTCCTCTGATTCTCTACATTTGGGATGCAACATCTTAACATTTCATTCCCCATACCAATCTCTCCGCCAAGGTGTTTTTTCACAGACAAGCTTCCATGCTAATGTCTCATTTAGTGAAGAAAACAGTGTACTGTGGGCTGAGCTAATACAGTCATTAAGTCTCAGTGGATTAATCAGGAAGATTAATGCTACACTAATCAGGGCTGATctctatatacagtaaattgaGAAGCGAGTAACTGAAAGAGAATGAAACAGTAAGTGTTACAGGAGCGGCATGGTTCTGGCTGCTTGCTTGGCAGCCTTTTCATTTGGCACAGGGTGAATGTGGATTATGTTTGGGCCTGTTCTACCATCACaaagcacaacacaacaacatactGATTAACAGAGCTCGCAGAgactcacacatatacacagcaAACAGTCTGCCAGCTACAAAACACAATGGCTCATCCCCACTGGTCTGTGTAGAggttaaaatgactttaatttgctggtttgtttttttggtgttGATGAACATATAGTGTTTATTTATGATGCCTTGCAGGTTTCCTTCAGTATACTCGTTTTTAATTAGGcggttattttttttttttttacaacaaagTAGCTGTGGGTTTGTTAATAAAAAGAAGGTATCTGTTCTTCTCTTCactaaacaaatatataaaataagaatatgTGCTTCTTACCATATGCTTTTTGTGTTGCCAGAACTAACATTGTGACAAAATTGAAACTGCTGCCTTCCGGCACAAAGTCACAGCGTCTAAGTGTATCAAAACAGCACGGGCAGTTTCAGTAACAGATTTGGTCTCGCTAtgactcactcacacacaaacacatgcacagaagcCGTGGTCCAAGACCGTATCCTTATGCCATAGGCATGCGTGTAAACATGGAGGATTATTCATATCAGCTTTCCACAATGTGCCGTTTGGCTGGATGCTAAGGCTAATCTCGGTCTGTGAGAATGTCTCTCTGCACTTGAGCCTGTTGGTGCTGGTGATGGTGTTATAGCGGCATTGCCATCAAACTGAACTGCTCCAAAAAAACACTGGCTGGAGTGGACTTTAGTAATGGTGGTGATGGTAATAGTGGTGTTGATGTGCTATTTGGACACGTTTGTCTGGAGGGCTAATGCGATACAATGGCAGATTACCTTACACCGCCAACAATAGATGGAAGCTTCAAACTGACAATCACATGACAGCAAGGAATGTGGCTGCCGAGCCAAGAAACAGATGCTGAGCCGAGATGAGCAAAATAGGTCAGAGCTCCCAGAAATGGTCAGTCTCACCGAAGACAAGTAAATCCTAATGCCATTAAATGATACTATCAGTTCAGAGAAGTGCACGTTTcgcagtgacacacacactttttcctctttttctcataTGCACAAACCAACAGTCCACATAGATTGGAAAAAAATGCTCTTTTACAATAGACTTCAAGTAGGTCAGAAAGCCTGTGATGGTAGCCTAAGGCAGAATTATCTCTAAAGAATATCTATCACTCTTTTTTCTGAACCTTTCTGCTTTTCACTTAGCTTGCTATGAGATAGCATGAGCTGCTCCATACTATTCTCATATCCGTgcattaaatatgaagctggaTCCAGTGAAATCCATCCAGTCGGGTTCTGTGTAAAGCtacagaaaaatacatacaaGAACCACTAaaactcactaattaacacattcTGATTCCCTCTGTTTCCAATCTTTGAGCTGTCACTCTCTCTCAGACAGGTAAGAGAGAGGTATTGATCTTCTATCTCATCTACCTGTTAGAAGGTGGTGTCTCTTTAAACAAGGTCAAAACAGCTGACTTCATCTTTAATTCCCATACAAGTGCATATGCACTGTGTTTTTGAAGAGCATTATTACAGCATTGTGAGGCCCTGTGTCTGCTTAAAACATATCACACTAAGATTATAGCTTCATGGGATGAAGCTGCTCTGCTTTCAAAGCTATGACAGTATCCAGTATAGAAATCCATCCAGGCCTACTGTATAAGAGGGATGCTTTGTTATTACGTGTTAGGCGCTGTGGCAATGGGCATTCAGCTGTGTGAGGGCAAATTTATAGGTTCATGGTGCAGAGTTTACAGCTGGGCTACTGggccttttcttttctgtacaTGTTATCACTGCAAACCCTTTTTTGAAAACATGTGTTTCTCAAAAACATTAATTCATTCAAGGCTCTTCCCCTTTTTGTCCAATTCCTCTCAATTCCCTACCTGGGCTTCATCTCCATGATCTGCTGCTGGTGTGGGTTCTCCAGGCAGTGGCTCTCCATTGTGAACAGGTGATTCCTGGGATGGTGTGTCAGGGGGGTTGATGACTACAGACCGCTCAGAGCGACTGCTGTCTTTACTGCTGCTGGCTTTGTGCCGCTCACGGCTCCGATCCCTAGAAAATAAGCACGTGAACAGATTCACAGTGAACGTCCATACAGGATAgtacaatataaatacagacatataGACAAAACATGCTTATTAGTTCACGTGGAGGTTACTTTCTTGATTTGTTGTTTCGTCCATAAAATGttgataaaaagataaaaatgccTTTGTCAGAGCCTAATTTGAATCCGTCTGCCCCTGtaattaatatttgttaatattttattagcaaaatataataataacaaatatgaacaacaaaaataatgtaGTTAGTTGGAGTTCAACATGACCCAAAGCGGGTGGATAGGGAGACATATTAATATTTCAGCCGGCAATAACAGAAGTGAGGAATAAACAGGAATCAAGCGCTTCTTTCATTTACAGAATAGACACAGTCAATCACTGAAATAGATTAGAACTACTCAGCTTTGACGCCCCTAATCCTCGAGTTCTGTCTGTTTCAATCTCTTGCTTATtcccactctgtctctctctaagTCTCTCATCTCATTTATTTGGCTTCAACTAACATGTGGTCTGCCCAAACTGAAGGCAAACACAACAAGCTCAATATGTGCAGAAATAAATTCCAGTAAAAAATACTGTAGCGAGGGCCAGAGTGTGAGATGCAACATGTGATCCAACAAAAAGAAATTGGTGTCATGGGAAGGGGGAGGTGGAGAGATACAGTGGAGAAGGAGTCAGATGAAACGCAGAAAGACAGGAGACATACCCATGTCGGTTTGATCTTCCAGAGCGGCTGGAGTGGTAGGAGTAGCCCGAGTGGGTCGACTCAGTGTCCATTCCAACGCAGTTCAGAGGCGGCGAATGGCCAGGGGGATGAGAAGAGACTCGTTGTGTGACAAAGAGGGGAACTTAGCAGCAGTActcaggaggaggaaaaggttGCTATAGAGACAGGCCTCAGGAATCCACGGTAACTGACTACGACCCCAGAGCACCGCTTTAGTAGCCACATTGACCTGAGAGATGGGGAGATCCAGCATTAGATATACGGTATTAGCGAGGCTACAGGCCTTTTTTATGGTTCTTACAATCCAATGCATTTTTAGGGGGAACAAAATATCAAGttatcagcattttttttaattgaagaGAACTGCTTTGCACTATAGAATTTGTAGGGAtgcatgttgtttgttgtgcatGCATTTACAAGAAAGCATCATTTGTAAATGAATGATTTCTCCCTTTTCTTACCTGAATGTAACTGTTTTCATTGTGAAgctttttcctttctgtctctcagtgaagtgtttttttctgtcttaaatCAGCTATTTTTGTCAAGTCTTGTAAATTAATGATGCATCTCAGTAGACTgcctttttaaatatataccATGTGTTTATGAGGTTGAAGAGAACCTGCCTCACTCATATTCAGAGCCTTAACATGTGCAGTGTGATATAGGCAGCAAGCTGGTTTTATTGCGCTTCACCATGCATGACCATTCATTTAGACCTCCATCTACATCCTGTCTGTTTCCCAGCTGTTGTCCTGACAACCACCTGCCAATcaccagctgcagctcagtctcATTTTACTAACTGGGATTATTCTCCCTCTTGTCATTTTCAGGCGACTTGTTATCTTTGTGGCCAATGGTgcatataaaaactaaaatagctCATTCAGCGTTATTAGGATGTGAATCTGCACAGATGCACGGAGATCATGCTCTGAAAATGATCGTAAGAAGATGACGCTGCAATGTAGCTGATTTCCATTAGGTTGAAATggcattaaatgtgtttttcttccattacCTGTCATGGGAAATGTGGCTGGATCCACCGAAGATTTTCCATTAAGGATAGTCAAACAATACATATAAATGAGGTATTAACATTCCAGCTCTCTCTGGAATTATTACAGTATATCAGGGAAATGCCAGAATTTGTACTTATTACTTGGTACAGAACTGCACAGTGGTCACCCAGCTGTAAAATTATGCTGTGGTAACAAGAAGTGCAGTTTCTCTAAGAGTGAATGTGAAATCATTCTCCATTGATGCACCTGCTTGTGCGAATAAAAGCTGGGGAACACAGAGCTGTATATACAGGACTTCAATGAATAATGCACTTAAACATACTAGATTTACCACTCGCAGAGTCGGAGCTAATGCTGCagcatcacattttaaatacaaacctGAGTTTTGACGACCGGCGGTCAAATGTTTCATCCCTAACCCACATCTGGAGCGTCCACTGTTGCCTTGGCAACACTGGAGGCAGGAGGCCCCGTCTAACAGGAATAATCAATCATCCCTGCTGAGAGTAAATTTGTGTGATACACttacgtgtgtgtgagtgagggtATGGGGGTTGGCACAGCATGAGGGcataaagaaagcaaacaaTGACTTCTTATCACACCCAGCATCCATATGGTTAAATGAATCAGCCTATGATTTGAATAAAAGCTGTTAACCCCCTGGGTGCTGATCTCTGAGCACGTGGCAGTGGTATGTGGGCCAAGATGATCACTCCGAGAAGCCACTCAACCAGGAGACAAGCATGAAGAGGCATAGTGAACCAGGCCATGTAGAAAATCGCAGCCACAGGGTAAGAAAAACTATCAGTTACAAACCAATGGATAACTATGAATAAAGCATGTAGGGATAACAATGTGAGTCAGAGGCGGGCGGCTGCCTGTTTGAGTTGATCCATCAAAAAAATTCAGTAGTTCTCTGTGACGGAGTCTGTGTAGAAATGATATTCTCTGGTGAAGCGTAATGGCATCACTGTAAATGGTTCTGCTTGGCTGCACCAAGAAGAGATTCACAAGGGCAGAAAGTGACactaatgtaaaacaaacactcattaatgtgtttgtttagcGGATTCAGGCTGTTGCCCAGTGGGACCTACTGTAAATTCACATGGTCACACTCCAAGGTACAGGTTCGCGTGGCATTAcagattcattttttttgttctataaAGACATTATAACACACTAttacaacaaatactgtatatgtaggtCTCCATAGGAAGACATTCAAAATCTGCCAGCATTTTCTCTACTAATCCAACTCATTGATTAGCAATAAAACTGACATTGTGGGATTCTTTGTGGCCATCAAActgggaagacagagagaggtgtAGAATTGGAGATACTGTTATAGTGTGATGCAGAGTTGGCACCCTAAATGGCACAGATCAGTCTCATAGCTCATGTAGAGAGCATGCTGAGGCCTGGTTACCATGGCATCTGTGCCCTCCCTCACACCCATTAGCTCATGTGCCTTCCTTCCTTCATATGTGCCCTGCCCTAGTGGCATTATGCCATAATCTGCCAGATGCAGCAGCTGGTAGTCTGCTGTGTTATTTCCCTTCACAGTTGTATCACAATCTAAAAGCAATCTGCAAACTCCAAAAGTCCCATCTTTTCCACAAAATATATAATTGAAGGCTgcaatattaattaaattaaaggcGATATTCTTAATTATCTGATTAACCCTTTGGTCTGAACATCAGCCGACTGTCTAGTGctttactgtaataaaacacattgtttaaaaagtggcaagtaaaacaaaagaagcagacacacacataagagTAACAGAGTCCGTTAAGCTCAGTAAAACCTCTTTGAAAACCAACAAAGGGTGACACAGTATGTGCCGCTATTATTTATAGTGATACGAACCTCCAGTGCCTCCATGGACTAATCCAGAGCAACAGCTGCTGATTAACATATTCTACTACTGCAGATTGACTGAAATCTCACAAACTGAGGTAAAGAAATGTGAAACCTCCATGGAAACAGCCTCTCTTTTTCCTAATTTATTGACCTCACCTCTAGGATATGTGATGCAATTGTGAACATGTTTCTGTCTATTTTCCTTTCATTGTTGATCTGACACGCTGCCATGTAATTCTTGGCACATGCATATATGTTAGGTATGCACAAAGAGCATACCTATGACCTCTGAGTGACAGGATAGAGACTGGACCACTCCCCCACCCCCTGCTCTTTCACACTcgcccacagacacacacagtcactgagtAAAATGAGAAAGTTAAGACCTGACACAGTTCTCTGGAATGCAAACTTAGTCCCCCTCTGATCCGCTCatgtgaaactaaataaaaatacagggAGAGGGGTTGAGGTTGTGCAGGGGGAGGCTTGTAAAAGAGATAACCCAGTGCATTCCTACTTTAAGAGCAGTGCTTTAGTGTATGTAAGCACACTCCTGGACAATGCTCTACTATGCATCATGCTTTACACAGTGCTATCTAAGCTGTGCAGGAACCTAATGCTCCTGTGTAGCCTAGAGGAAGCTGAAAGGTAGCTCCATTTCtc
This Anabas testudineus chromosome 21, fAnaTes1.2, whole genome shotgun sequence DNA region includes the following protein-coding sequences:
- the LOC113172699 gene encoding vang-like protein 1 yields the protein MDTESTHSGYSYHSSRSGRSNRHGDRSRERHKASSSKDSSRSERSVVINPPDTPSQESPVHNGEPLPGEPTPAADHGDEAQDDNWGETTTAVTGTSELSVSQEEVVGLGKGIQDRTVGFRRYLPLAVGLCVGLLVLATPLVFLLLPAVMWPDRLETCGAACEGLFLSISFKLLILLVAIWALFLRPGRASLPRVCVYRAFLITLTLLLTMSYWLFYGVRILDAQDEDYHGIVQFAVSLVDSQLFVHYLAVVLLELRQIQPCYSMCVIRSTDGETRHYNIGQLSIQRAALSILEYYYRDFPLHNPALLSASKQRAAKHLAGLKVYNVDAPGSTAGAQPGNGNQSRAMVTAAAKRKDSAHSELYYEEADYERRVRKRRARLVVAVEEAFTHVRRMKKEDERATPSDIMDVREAALAIFPSMARALQKYLRTTRRQHCHSMESIQKHLAFCLVNNMSPKAFLEAYLAPGPTLQYGPERWMADQWTLVSEASVTSGVKDGTEFLLRCLDFSLAVTVKSIPYIRLTEEYIDPKSHKFILLLQSETSV